The following proteins come from a genomic window of Leptospira barantonii:
- a CDS encoding efflux RND transporter permease subunit has protein sequence MKNKIESSGFAGKLASLFVHSKLTPVIVFGSILLGLISVYLTPKEEEPQISVPMIDIRLSAPGFNAHEVERKVTEPVERAVWGLEGVEYVYSSSADHGAIVTVRFEVGQPMEPSLVKIHHKLSEIQGQLPPNVSPASVKALTIDDVPFLAITFSSITRDDYSLRMLVAPLARELSGTPDLSKVELLGGRKRTVRVVAEPSRMNGYGIGLSELANSLKRNSTILPAGKNWGKENEYDVEVGATISTLDEIKSLPVAQRGGRVILVSDLARITEGPSERTKESLFYDRNSDKKAANAVTISFAKRKGTNVVPLSRELLERAESFRTKLPADIRMSVLRDYGETAASKSHELIEHLLIATVSVSVLIALWMGYRASLVVSIAIPVTLALTLALYYFLGYTLNRVTLFALIFSIGILVDDAIVVVENIERHFHENPKLGILQNTLSAVAEVGNPTILATFTVIAAILPMAFVRGLMGPYMKPIPVGASLAMILSLFVAFIVTPWVGVRILKENKSHTKSAETKNISKLDRIYIQFVEWLLRSKSNSIKFAGGVVVLLLLSFTLVVFKAVKVKMLPFDDKNEFQVLIDYDPKTPLEKNLQRTKQLAESIFQNENVEKIQIFAGEAAPFSFSGMVKHSFLRNTDWKSDLHVVLKSKDHRKIKSHEIIESLRPIIAEFGNKENALTKVLEIPPGPPVLATFVAEIYGPTEVERKHAALQIRSILSKQEGVVDLDSSLRTERPKIVYPFRSTLGGILGVRSETIARDAQFLFSETPLFTLAEAENPEEITVDLSVEDKTRSSSKPFQNVNVSSLESGSVASEIILNSPYIKENVVLNRKNLRPVEYVTSEFSGKEEAPVYGILKLSPKIEYPTSTLETPRNEDRVFVKWDGEWFITYEVFRDLGGAFALVMILIYVLILGWFKNYFLPLVIMIPIPISLIGILPGHWITNAYFTATSMIGFIAGAGIIVRNSILLVDFIESELFLGKPLKQSVIDAGVIRFRPMLLTASAVVVGSSIMLFDPIFQGLAVSLIFGEIAATVLSRFAVPVLYFWFLGNKRMKEFESEMQL, from the coding sequence ATGAAAAATAAAATCGAATCCTCCGGTTTCGCGGGCAAACTTGCCTCCCTATTCGTTCATTCCAAACTCACACCAGTAATCGTGTTCGGAAGTATTCTACTCGGACTTATCTCCGTTTATTTGACTCCGAAAGAAGAAGAACCTCAAATCTCGGTTCCAATGATCGACATTCGTCTTTCCGCTCCCGGTTTTAACGCGCATGAGGTGGAACGAAAAGTAACCGAACCGGTGGAAAGAGCCGTATGGGGTTTGGAAGGAGTCGAATACGTTTATTCATCCAGCGCGGATCACGGTGCGATCGTAACGGTTCGATTCGAAGTCGGACAACCGATGGAACCTTCTTTGGTAAAAATTCATCACAAACTTTCGGAAATACAAGGACAGCTTCCGCCTAACGTATCTCCAGCGTCCGTAAAAGCTCTCACGATCGACGATGTTCCCTTTTTGGCGATCACGTTCAGTTCGATAACAAGAGACGACTATTCCTTAAGGATGTTAGTCGCTCCTTTGGCAAGGGAACTTTCGGGAACACCCGATCTGTCCAAGGTGGAACTCCTTGGCGGAAGAAAAAGAACCGTTCGAGTCGTCGCGGAACCGTCTCGGATGAACGGATATGGAATCGGTCTTTCCGAATTGGCGAATTCGTTAAAACGAAATAGCACAATCCTTCCTGCGGGAAAAAATTGGGGTAAAGAAAACGAATACGACGTGGAAGTCGGAGCCACAATTTCCACGTTAGACGAAATTAAATCATTGCCCGTGGCTCAACGAGGAGGACGGGTTATCCTTGTTTCCGACTTGGCTCGAATCACCGAAGGGCCGAGTGAAAGAACCAAAGAATCCCTGTTTTACGATCGAAACTCGGACAAGAAGGCCGCAAACGCGGTCACGATCAGTTTCGCAAAAAGAAAAGGAACCAATGTGGTTCCCTTATCCCGCGAACTTTTGGAACGCGCCGAGTCGTTTCGAACAAAACTACCCGCGGACATTCGAATGTCGGTCTTAAGAGACTACGGAGAAACCGCGGCTTCGAAATCTCACGAGTTGATAGAACATCTTTTGATCGCTACGGTTTCGGTGAGCGTTTTGATCGCGCTTTGGATGGGGTACAGGGCGTCGCTTGTGGTTTCAATCGCGATCCCGGTCACGCTCGCTCTTACATTAGCACTTTATTATTTTCTTGGATATACGTTGAATAGGGTCACCCTATTCGCATTGATTTTTTCGATCGGAATCCTCGTGGACGACGCGATCGTAGTCGTCGAGAATATAGAAAGACATTTTCACGAAAACCCGAAACTGGGAATCCTTCAAAACACGTTAAGCGCCGTTGCCGAGGTCGGGAATCCGACGATCCTCGCGACGTTCACCGTGATCGCGGCGATTCTTCCTATGGCTTTTGTCAGGGGACTCATGGGACCGTATATGAAACCGATTCCGGTCGGCGCGAGTCTTGCGATGATTCTTTCCTTGTTCGTAGCGTTTATCGTAACACCTTGGGTCGGAGTTCGAATTCTCAAAGAAAACAAATCTCATACAAAATCCGCGGAGACTAAGAATATCTCTAAACTCGATCGAATCTATATTCAATTTGTGGAATGGTTGCTGAGATCCAAATCGAATTCCATAAAGTTCGCAGGCGGCGTAGTCGTCCTGCTTCTTTTGTCGTTCACTTTGGTCGTTTTCAAAGCTGTAAAGGTGAAGATGCTTCCCTTCGACGACAAAAACGAATTCCAAGTGTTGATCGATTACGATCCAAAAACCCCTTTGGAAAAAAATCTACAAAGAACCAAACAACTCGCGGAATCGATTTTTCAAAACGAGAACGTCGAAAAAATTCAGATCTTTGCGGGAGAAGCCGCTCCATTCTCCTTTTCGGGAATGGTAAAACATAGTTTTTTACGAAACACGGATTGGAAATCGGATCTTCATGTCGTATTAAAATCCAAGGATCATCGTAAAATCAAAAGCCACGAAATCATAGAATCGCTTCGACCGATCATCGCGGAATTCGGAAACAAAGAAAACGCTCTCACAAAGGTTTTGGAAATTCCACCCGGACCGCCCGTGCTCGCGACCTTCGTCGCCGAAATCTACGGACCAACCGAAGTCGAAAGAAAACACGCCGCTCTACAAATTCGTTCCATTCTTTCCAAACAAGAAGGAGTTGTCGATTTGGATTCGAGTCTTCGAACCGAACGTCCCAAAATCGTTTATCCGTTTCGATCCACGTTAGGCGGAATACTCGGAGTGAGATCGGAAACGATCGCCAGAGACGCGCAATTCCTATTCTCCGAAACTCCCCTCTTTACGCTTGCAGAAGCGGAGAATCCGGAAGAGATCACAGTGGACTTATCCGTCGAAGATAAAACCCGTTCCTCCTCGAAACCGTTTCAAAACGTAAACGTTTCCTCATTGGAAAGCGGTTCGGTCGCATCGGAAATAATATTAAATTCTCCTTATATAAAAGAAAACGTCGTTCTCAATCGAAAAAACCTAAGACCTGTCGAATACGTAACGAGCGAGTTTTCCGGGAAGGAAGAAGCTCCGGTCTACGGGATCTTAAAACTTTCTCCGAAAATCGAATACCCGACTTCGACCTTGGAAACCCCGAGAAACGAAGATCGGGTTTTCGTAAAATGGGACGGAGAATGGTTCATCACCTACGAAGTCTTTCGGGACTTGGGCGGGGCATTTGCGCTCGTGATGATTCTCATCTATGTTTTGATTCTGGGTTGGTTTAAAAATTATTTCCTTCCCCTCGTCATCATGATTCCGATCCCGATTTCCTTGATCGGAATTCTTCCAGGACATTGGATCACAAACGCATACTTTACCGCGACTTCCATGATCGGATTCATAGCGGGCGCGGGAATCATCGTTCGCAATTCGATTCTACTTGTGGACTTTATCGAATCCGAACTCTTTCTAGGAAAACCTTTGAAACAATCCGTTATCGACGCGGGTGTAATTCGATTTCGTCCCATGTTGTTGACTGCGTCCGCGGTCGTAGTCGGAAGTTCGATCATGCTCTTTGATCCGATCTTCCAAGGTCTCGCTGTCTCATTAATATTCGGAGAAATCGCGGCGACCGTTCTGAGCCGCTTTGCAGTTCCCGTACTTTACTTTTGGTTTTTAGGAAATAAAAGAATGAAGGAATTCGAATCCGAAATGCAACTTTAA
- a CDS encoding TolC family protein — MKSHSSFLIFLFMISPFSGEVFGENVLEFSEVWEKIRVESASLQTKASEVKTNEIAKSRSAKHWLPKVYADARTFRTDDPTLNFMGKLGQRSANASDFSTESLRYQPSNFLDSNNQPYNGINPNNTNVFAKDTLNHPGNNSYSKGTLGVELPLFEGGSKVAFHSIREKRLHAVLSEEKYFRFLEYSKAAIHYQSIVLAEENRTRAENLSEQIRNFLNRYRIGNRSNPVGFSGHLALQSLQLILDVSKKEFESLRISSEETLLLSAPGLGENFKPKRNTLFSFADKYLPVSKEKDSAHTPLTEVYRFQSEEAQEGIEAERAKFLPKIAAYAETYAYNGARNQANSYNAGVYLQMNLLDPSDLGALDEAKAKAENARKKSKEIRQNEENRFKILVSRERIVFENLNSIYESMRLQEEQLQVSQKLFRSGTIQAPQMAESFSAMANLLKLKSSSELEYLKIRSELSLYSSHENSYEK; from the coding sequence CCTATTTATGATCTCGCCGTTTTCGGGCGAGGTCTTCGGCGAAAACGTTCTCGAGTTTTCGGAAGTCTGGGAAAAGATCCGCGTAGAATCCGCAAGTCTTCAAACGAAGGCTTCCGAAGTCAAAACTAACGAAATCGCTAAAAGCAGATCCGCAAAACACTGGCTTCCGAAAGTGTATGCCGACGCGCGTACGTTTCGAACCGACGACCCCACTCTCAACTTTATGGGAAAACTCGGACAAAGATCGGCCAATGCCTCCGATTTTTCTACGGAAAGTCTTCGATACCAACCGAGTAATTTTTTGGACTCGAACAATCAACCATACAACGGTATAAATCCTAACAACACGAACGTGTTCGCAAAGGATACACTCAATCATCCGGGAAACAATTCTTATTCAAAAGGGACATTGGGCGTCGAACTTCCTCTGTTCGAGGGGGGAAGCAAAGTCGCGTTTCATTCGATCCGGGAAAAACGACTCCACGCAGTCCTATCCGAGGAAAAATACTTTCGGTTTTTAGAATATTCAAAAGCGGCAATTCATTATCAATCCATCGTTCTCGCCGAAGAAAATCGAACCCGAGCGGAGAATCTTTCGGAGCAGATCCGAAATTTTCTAAATCGTTATAGAATCGGAAACCGTTCCAACCCGGTCGGTTTTTCAGGTCATCTCGCACTACAATCCTTACAGCTAATATTAGATGTTTCTAAAAAAGAATTCGAGTCCTTACGAATCTCCTCCGAAGAAACGCTTCTTCTATCGGCTCCGGGCCTAGGAGAGAATTTTAAACCGAAAAGAAATACGTTATTCTCCTTTGCCGATAAATATCTTCCCGTTTCCAAAGAAAAAGACTCGGCCCACACGCCTCTTACCGAAGTTTATCGTTTTCAATCCGAGGAAGCACAAGAAGGAATCGAGGCAGAAAGAGCGAAGTTTCTTCCCAAAATCGCGGCTTACGCGGAGACATACGCGTATAACGGAGCGAGGAACCAAGCCAATTCTTACAACGCGGGCGTTTATCTTCAAATGAATCTTCTGGATCCTTCCGATCTGGGGGCCTTGGACGAAGCGAAAGCAAAGGCAGAAAACGCCCGAAAAAAATCCAAAGAGATTCGACAAAACGAAGAGAATCGTTTTAAGATACTCGTTTCGAGAGAAAGAATCGTATTCGAAAATTTGAATTCGATTTACGAATCCATGCGGCTTCAAGAGGAACAACTTCAGGTTTCTCAAAAACTTTTTCGAAGCGGAACCATTCAAGCTCCACAGATGGCCGAATCCTTTTCCGCGATGGCCAATCTATTAAAACTCAAATCCTCTTCCGAACTCGAATATTTGAAAATCAGATCCGAACTTTCACTCTATTCATCGCACGAGAATTCTTATGAAAAATAA